In Myxococcus virescens, a single window of DNA contains:
- a CDS encoding hydroxymethylglutaryl-CoA synthase family protein, whose amino-acid sequence MKKRVGIEALAVAVPSRYVDIEDLARARGVDPAKYTAGLGAREMAVTDPGEDTVALAATAAARLIRQQDVDPSRIGMLVVGTETGIDHSKPVASHVQGLLKLPRTMRTYDTQHACYGGTAGLMAAVEWIASGAGAGKVAVVVCSDIARYGLHTAGEPTQGGGAVALLVSEQPDLLAMDVGLNGVCTMDVYDFWRPVGRREALVDGHYSITCYLEALSGAYRGWREKALAAGLVRWSDTLPGEQLARIAYHVPFCKMARKAHTQLRLCDLEDAADAAASTPESREARAKSAASYDAQVATSLGLNARIGNVYTASLYLALAGLLHREAGVLAGQRLGLLSYGSGCAAEFYSGTVGEKAAERMAKADLEAVLARRERVSIEEYERLMKLPADAPEAVAPSPGAFRLTEIRDHRRQYAEGN is encoded by the coding sequence ATGAAGAAGCGCGTGGGAATCGAAGCGTTGGCGGTCGCGGTGCCGTCCCGGTACGTGGACATCGAAGACCTGGCCCGGGCACGGGGCGTGGACCCGGCCAAGTACACGGCGGGCCTGGGCGCCAGGGAGATGGCCGTCACCGACCCCGGCGAAGACACCGTGGCCCTGGCGGCCACCGCGGCGGCCCGCCTCATCCGTCAGCAGGACGTGGACCCGTCCCGCATCGGCATGCTGGTGGTGGGCACGGAGACGGGCATCGACCACTCGAAGCCCGTCGCCTCGCACGTGCAGGGCCTGCTGAAGCTGCCGCGCACCATGCGGACCTATGACACGCAGCACGCGTGTTACGGCGGCACCGCCGGGTTGATGGCGGCGGTGGAGTGGATTGCGTCCGGCGCGGGCGCGGGCAAGGTGGCCGTGGTGGTGTGTTCGGACATCGCGCGCTACGGCCTGCACACCGCGGGCGAGCCCACCCAGGGCGGCGGCGCGGTGGCGCTGCTGGTCTCCGAGCAACCCGACCTGCTCGCCATGGACGTGGGCCTCAACGGCGTGTGCACCATGGACGTGTATGACTTCTGGCGGCCCGTGGGCCGGCGAGAGGCGCTGGTGGACGGGCACTACTCCATCACCTGCTACCTGGAGGCCCTGTCCGGCGCCTACCGGGGCTGGCGCGAGAAGGCCCTGGCGGCGGGCCTGGTCCGCTGGTCGGACACACTGCCCGGCGAACAGCTGGCGCGCATCGCCTACCACGTGCCCTTCTGCAAGATGGCCCGGAAGGCGCACACCCAGCTGCGCCTGTGCGACCTGGAGGACGCGGCGGACGCGGCGGCTTCGACGCCGGAGTCGCGGGAGGCGCGGGCGAAGTCGGCCGCCAGCTATGACGCCCAGGTGGCGACTTCATTGGGACTCAACGCGCGCATCGGCAACGTGTACACCGCGTCCCTCTACCTGGCGCTGGCGGGCCTGCTGCACCGCGAGGCCGGCGTGCTGGCGGGACAGCGCCTGGGCCTGCTCTCCTACGGCAGCGGCTGCGCGGCCGAATTCTACTCCGGCACGGTGGGCGAGAAGGCGGCCGAGCGGATGGCGAAGGCGGACCTGGAGGCGGTGCTCGCCCGGCGCGAGCGCGTCTCCATCGAGGAATACGAGCGCCTGATGAAGCTGCCGGCGGATGCACCCGAGGCCGTGGCCCCGTCGCCCGGTGCCTTCCGGCTGACGGAGATTCGCGACCACCGCCGTCAGTACGCCGAAGGGAACTGA
- a CDS encoding TetR/AcrR family transcriptional regulator produces the protein MTNTGGRKPDEGERYRAILETAARLICDRGYEGTSMQEIAAACRMTKAGLYHHIQNKEQLLFAIMNYGMDLFEEQVLSRVQDIANPVERLRACMRHNILLVTRGWSKEVIIILHEHATLTGETRAFIDARKKKYVDFLEEAFSQASQQGLIRPVDPTVGAFSFLGMVLWIYKWFKPDGRLTDEQIADGMVGMLFPPFAAAGDTAGQAGPAPLRMVPSASATGTDSEGA, from the coding sequence GTGACGAACACCGGAGGACGGAAGCCGGACGAGGGCGAGCGCTACCGAGCCATCCTTGAAACGGCGGCGCGGCTCATCTGTGACCGGGGGTACGAGGGCACGTCGATGCAGGAGATCGCCGCCGCGTGCCGGATGACGAAGGCGGGCCTCTACCACCACATCCAGAACAAGGAGCAGCTGCTCTTCGCCATCATGAACTACGGGATGGACCTGTTCGAGGAGCAGGTCCTCTCGCGGGTGCAGGACATCGCGAATCCGGTGGAGCGGCTGCGCGCGTGCATGCGCCACAACATCCTGCTGGTGACGCGGGGGTGGAGCAAGGAGGTCATCATCATCCTCCACGAGCACGCCACGCTCACCGGCGAGACGCGCGCCTTCATCGACGCCCGGAAGAAGAAGTACGTGGACTTCCTGGAGGAGGCCTTTTCGCAGGCCTCGCAGCAGGGCCTCATCCGCCCCGTGGACCCGACGGTGGGCGCCTTCTCGTTCCTGGGAATGGTGCTGTGGATCTACAAGTGGTTCAAGCCGGACGGGCGCCTCACGGATGAGCAGATCGCCGACGGCATGGTGGGCATGTTGTTCCCGCCCTTCGCCGCCGCTGGGGACACCGCGGGACAGGCAGGGCCCGCCCCGTTGCGCATGGTGCCAAGCGCGTCGGCCACCGGCACGGATTCGGAGGGCGCATGA
- a CDS encoding SgcJ/EcaC family oxidoreductase → MMRRALPLSSLATLLLLASACATPGTTPAEADILQLVNDQTEAWNRQDAVAWSKDFAPDAAFINIVGTVFEGRDEIQERHAGIFATIFKGSQSQVTVRKVQFIQDDLAIVDTIHEVTGHPSLPPGVQDTEPGLLRTQMRYVMKHVNGQWQILAGQNTDVKPRPQAAAPQMP, encoded by the coding sequence ATGATGCGCCGCGCCCTTCCCCTTTCCTCCCTGGCCACCCTCCTCCTGCTGGCGTCCGCGTGCGCGACCCCGGGCACGACGCCAGCGGAGGCGGACATCCTCCAGCTCGTGAATGATCAGACGGAGGCCTGGAACCGCCAGGACGCGGTGGCCTGGTCCAAGGACTTCGCCCCGGACGCAGCCTTCATCAACATCGTGGGCACCGTCTTCGAAGGCCGCGATGAAATCCAGGAGCGCCACGCGGGCATCTTCGCCACCATCTTCAAGGGCAGCCAGAGCCAGGTCACCGTGCGCAAGGTCCAGTTCATCCAGGATGACCTGGCCATTGTCGACACCATACACGAGGTGACGGGCCATCCCAGCCTGCCCCCCGGCGTCCAGGACACCGAGCCCGGCCTGCTGCGCACGCAGATGCGGTACGTGATGAAGCACGTGAACGGGCAGTGGCAGATCCTGGCCGGCCAGAACACGGACGTGAAGCCCAGGCCCCAGGCGGCCGCCCCCCAGATGCCCTGA
- a CDS encoding CoA transferase subunit A, protein MKTARWCSLEEAVASIPDGASLATGGFMLGRAPMALVMELIAQGKRDLGLISLPNPLPAEFLVAGGCLGRLEIAFGALSLQGRVRPMPCLKRAMEQGTLAWREHDGYRVVQRLRAASMGLPFIPAPDADVSGLARTEPPPTVEDPFTGLRVAVEPAFYPDVALLHARAADERGNLYMEDPTTDLLVAGAAKRVIATVEERVAKLPRATLPGFQVDRIVLAPGGALPTGCAGLYPHDDGMLARYLSLAETGREADFLETVLTRRAA, encoded by the coding sequence ATGAAGACGGCGCGCTGGTGCTCGCTGGAGGAGGCGGTGGCCTCCATTCCGGATGGCGCGTCGCTGGCCACCGGCGGCTTCATGCTGGGGCGCGCCCCCATGGCGCTGGTGATGGAGCTCATCGCGCAGGGCAAGCGCGACCTGGGCCTCATCTCCCTCCCCAACCCGCTGCCCGCGGAGTTCCTCGTGGCGGGCGGCTGTCTGGGAAGGTTGGAGATTGCCTTCGGCGCGCTGAGCCTCCAGGGCCGCGTGCGCCCCATGCCCTGCCTCAAGCGAGCCATGGAGCAAGGCACCCTCGCCTGGCGCGAACATGATGGCTACCGCGTCGTCCAGCGGCTGCGCGCCGCGTCCATGGGCCTGCCCTTCATCCCCGCGCCGGACGCGGACGTGTCCGGGCTGGCGCGGACGGAGCCGCCTCCCACGGTGGAGGACCCCTTCACCGGCCTGCGCGTGGCGGTGGAGCCTGCTTTCTATCCGGACGTGGCGCTGCTCCACGCGCGCGCCGCGGACGAGCGCGGCAACCTCTACATGGAAGACCCGACCACGGACCTGCTGGTGGCGGGCGCGGCGAAGCGGGTGATTGCCACGGTGGAGGAGCGGGTGGCGAAGCTGCCTCGCGCCACCCTGCCCGGCTTCCAGGTGGATCGCATCGTCCTGGCGCCCGGCGGCGCCCTGCCCACCGGCTGCGCCGGGCTCTACCCGCACGACGACGGGATGCTGGCCCGCTACCTGTCTCTGGCGGAGACGGGCCGTGAAGCGGATTTCCTGGAAACGGTGCTGACGCGGAGGGCGGCATGA
- a CDS encoding CoA-transferase subunit beta yields MSATLDITPAETVVSLLARQIDDGGVVATGVASPLAILAIAVARATHAPDLTYLACVGSLDPEIPTLLPSSEDLGYLDGRSAEITIPDLFDHARRGRVDTVFFGAAEVDAEGRTNMTASGSLDKPRTKFPGVAGAATLRQWVRRPVLLVPRQSRRNLVPEVQVATTRDPRRPVTLISDLGVFELGASGARLLARHPWASEEHIAERTGFAFQVSEALSVTSLPDARTVAAIRAIDPHGYRDALVGA; encoded by the coding sequence ATGAGCGCGACGCTGGACATCACCCCAGCGGAGACCGTGGTCTCCCTGCTGGCGCGGCAGATTGATGACGGCGGCGTGGTGGCCACGGGCGTGGCGTCACCGCTGGCCATCCTGGCCATCGCCGTGGCGCGCGCGACGCACGCGCCGGACCTGACGTACCTGGCCTGCGTGGGCTCGTTGGACCCGGAGATTCCCACGCTGCTGCCCTCCTCCGAGGACCTGGGCTACCTGGATGGCCGGTCCGCGGAAATCACCATTCCGGACCTGTTCGACCACGCGCGGCGCGGCCGGGTGGACACCGTCTTCTTCGGCGCGGCCGAGGTGGATGCCGAGGGCCGCACCAACATGACGGCCAGCGGCAGCCTGGACAAGCCGCGGACGAAGTTCCCCGGCGTGGCGGGCGCCGCGACGCTGCGGCAGTGGGTGCGCCGGCCGGTGCTCCTGGTGCCGCGCCAGTCGCGCCGCAACCTGGTGCCGGAGGTGCAGGTCGCCACCACGAGAGATCCGCGCCGGCCGGTGACGCTCATCTCCGACCTGGGCGTGTTCGAGCTGGGCGCGTCCGGCGCTCGGCTGCTCGCGCGACACCCATGGGCCTCGGAAGAGCACATCGCGGAGCGCACGGGCTTCGCCTTCCAGGTCTCCGAAGCGCTGTCCGTCACTTCGCTGCCGGATGCCCGCACGGTGGCGGCCATTCGCGCCATCGACCCGCACGGCTACCGCGACGCGCTCGTCGGCGCCTGA
- a CDS encoding Hsp20/alpha crystallin family protein, protein MADLPARRGGGMLGAPRGWDPFERMQELLGFDLGRMLGPQGTREGGFVPDFEVKETQDAFIFKADVPGVEEKDLEITLAENRLTISGKREEERRDESDRYYAYERNYGSFSRTFTLPRGVNADDVQADFKSGVLNVRIPKKSEEQPKRIKVGGGERSDKAKA, encoded by the coding sequence ATGGCGGACCTACCTGCCCGCAGAGGCGGAGGCATGCTGGGAGCCCCACGCGGCTGGGACCCCTTCGAGCGCATGCAGGAGCTCCTGGGATTCGACCTCGGTCGGATGCTCGGCCCCCAGGGCACACGGGAAGGCGGCTTCGTGCCCGACTTCGAGGTGAAGGAGACCCAGGATGCCTTCATCTTCAAGGCCGATGTCCCCGGCGTGGAAGAGAAGGACCTGGAAATCACCCTCGCGGAGAACCGGCTCACCATCAGCGGCAAGCGAGAAGAAGAGCGCCGCGACGAAAGTGACCGCTACTACGCCTACGAGCGCAACTATGGCTCGTTCAGCCGAACCTTCACGCTCCCCCGAGGCGTGAATGCCGACGACGTCCAGGCGGACTTCAAGAGTGGCGTCCTCAACGTGCGCATCCCCAAGAAGTCCGAGGAACAGCCCAAGCGCATCAAGGTCGGCGGTGGCGAACGCAGTGACAAGGCGAAGGCCTGA
- a CDS encoding alcohol dehydrogenase catalytic domain-containing protein has product MKAVVLRSFGEAGNLKMETVPMPRPGRGEVLLRVHACGVCYHDVINRRGNLPRTSVPAILGHEAAGEVIEVGPDTPGWKTGDRAATLQRMSCGDCALCRSGRNSLCKTDNRFFGEELAGGYAQFMVAPIGGLGRVPASLPWNEAATVCCTTGTAVHTVRTRGKVRAGETVLITGASGGVGLSSVQLARLDGARVIAVTSSEAKVQALKEAGADEVIVSRGLDFASDVRKRTQGAGVDVAVEIVGSATFDQTLKSMAPGGRVVVVGNLESGMVQLNPGLVIVKELEILGAYATTQAELDEALRLTATGGVRQFVTDAVPLAEAAKAHFRLENREVAGRLVLVPPEA; this is encoded by the coding sequence ATGAAAGCCGTCGTACTGCGCAGCTTTGGTGAAGCGGGCAACCTGAAGATGGAGACCGTGCCCATGCCCCGTCCCGGGCGTGGCGAGGTCCTCCTGCGCGTGCATGCCTGTGGCGTCTGCTACCACGACGTCATCAACCGCCGAGGCAACCTGCCCCGCACCAGCGTGCCCGCGATTCTTGGCCACGAGGCCGCGGGTGAAGTCATTGAAGTCGGCCCGGACACGCCGGGATGGAAGACGGGCGACCGCGCCGCGACGCTCCAGCGCATGTCGTGTGGCGACTGTGCCCTGTGCCGCAGCGGCCGAAACAGCCTCTGCAAGACGGACAACCGCTTCTTCGGCGAGGAGCTGGCCGGCGGCTACGCCCAGTTCATGGTGGCCCCCATCGGCGGCCTGGGCCGGGTGCCCGCGTCGCTGCCCTGGAACGAGGCGGCCACGGTGTGCTGCACCACCGGCACGGCCGTCCACACGGTGCGCACGCGCGGCAAGGTGCGCGCGGGCGAGACGGTGCTCATCACCGGCGCCAGTGGCGGCGTGGGCCTGTCCTCCGTGCAGCTCGCGCGGCTGGACGGCGCGCGCGTCATCGCGGTGACGTCCAGCGAGGCGAAGGTGCAGGCGCTGAAGGAGGCGGGCGCGGACGAGGTCATCGTGTCGCGCGGGCTGGACTTCGCGTCGGACGTCCGCAAGCGCACCCAGGGCGCGGGCGTGGACGTGGCCGTCGAAATCGTCGGCAGCGCCACGTTCGACCAGACGCTGAAGTCCATGGCGCCCGGAGGCCGCGTGGTGGTGGTGGGCAACCTGGAGTCGGGGATGGTGCAGCTCAACCCGGGGCTCGTCATCGTCAAGGAGCTGGAGATCCTGGGGGCCTACGCCACCACGCAGGCGGAGCTGGATGAAGCCCTGCGCCTGACGGCCACCGGCGGCGTGCGGCAGTTCGTGACGGACGCGGTGCCCCTGGCCGAGGCCGCGAAGGCCCACTTCCGGCTGGAGAACCGCGAGGTGGCGGGCCGGCTGGTGCTGGTGCCCCCCGAGGCGTGA